Below is a window of Oceanipulchritudo coccoides DNA.
CCGGTCTTGGCGGAGTACAGTTGGTTGGGCTGCCGGATCCTGGGCCTTAAGACTTTATTCTCTTTAAATTCCACCTTAGTTATTAATCAGGACCGGGATGGCATCCGCCATCCCGGCTTCCTTACAAACCAAAGCCCTCCAAATCATTACCACGAAACATGAAAACAAAACATTCAATCCTAAGTCTATCATCCATCTGTCTTCTGTTCATGATCGGCCAGGTCCTGCAGGCCCAGATCATCAGTGTGAACATCTCCTTCAATAATACCGGCAACACGGCCATTGACGGGGAAGAGACCTTCGGCGTGGCTGCCCTCGATACGGTAGTCGGTGGCTGGAACAACATTGGTTGGACCTTTGAAAACCTGCTCCTGTCTGACGGGACTGAATCGCCGGTCAACCTTGAAGTTGGGTTTTTCAACGACCGCAACTACTTCGGCCCAGGGTACATCAATACACCCCTGAATTACGGGGCGCCGCATTACGCTGCGACCAATGATGACCCGGGAACCAACCTCACTTTCAATAACCTCCGGGATGTTTTCCCTGAGGGGTATTATATCATCGCATATGTTTCCGGGTTTGCCGCCAATCCCGGGGAGGGGTTTGTCACGGACGGGCGGACCAGCTATTACTTCACCCCGCCCACCGACAACAAGACTGTCCTGACACCGGAGAACATCCTCCGGACCACGGTGACTCAAGATCCGGGATCAGGAAATTTCCCTGAGGCCCATTATGCCGTCTTCGGGAGCAAGGAAGCGCCGATCTTCTTTCCCTTCATCACAATTCGCGTCGACACGGTTGATGGCGGCGCGGTCTCCATTTGCGGCGTGCAAATCGTCTCGGCCAGCGACGTCGTCGTCAAGACCGACTGGGCCGGCTACACAATTGATCCTGACGGCTATGTCGACACAGGCGATGCCTTCATGGGATTGCTGAACTACGGGACTGATCCGGCCGGCATGATGGGCTGGCTCTACTCAGTGGATGTTGGCGAGTGGCTCTATATCCCGGAAGCCGAGGTGGTTCCTGGAACTGGTGGCTGGGCCTACATGAATGACCCATCTGAGCTCCAGCTCACTGATTGGGGACAGGGCTGGTACTTCTCGTACGCCCTGAACACATGGGTGTTTGCTCCTGGCGAAACTCTCGCTTCAAGTCCGGCATGGGTTTATGCCGTGGACATGAGCATGTAAGCGGGAACCCGCGTCATCAAATAGATCGGTTATTCCATGTCAAAGTTCCCCCTTTCGCCGCACGTCCGGCTGGTCGTGCTCATTGCCTGTACTCTCCTGAATCCCTGTTTTGCGCGGATTGTCAGTATAAACTTTGCCATTGAAGGTACCGGTAATACGGCCATTGACGGTGAGGAAAGTTTCGGTGTTCCTGCTCTTGAAACAGTTGTCGGGAACTGGAACAATCTGGATAGCTCCTTCGGTCTGAAGCGGGATAATGGCCAGAGCAGTACCGTTGGGTTGACCCTTGATTCCTCGAGCGGGTTCAATTACTTCGGGGCCAGCTACATCAACACTCCCCTGAACTACGGACTGCAGTACTATGCGGCCACACCCGAGAATCCTTCTGTCATCCTTAATAACCTGCAGCAGGAGTTTCCTGAAGGGTATTATGTGATTGTCTACCTAAGCGGTTTCAAAAGCAACACAAGCGCCTCGGTCTCCAACGGCGCAACAACCTACTATTATCAAACAGCGGATCCACTACCGGTTGATTTTGGCCCGGAGAGTATGGTTCTGGCCACCCTCACCAGCGAACCGGCAGCCGGGCAGGCGCCCGTCGCCAACTACGCTCTTTTTGGCAGCCCTGAAAACCCACTCACTGCGGACACGGCAAGCTTTTCAATGAAGCAGCTCAGTGGCGGTGGAGCAGGTCTGGGCGGGTTCCAGATTGTTTCTGTCGGTGATGTGGGAGGCGGAGGGCCCAATGAGGCGACTTGGACCAATCCTGCGGAGGGCGATTACTTCCTTGATGCGGAAGACGGGAACGATCTCAACGACGGTACTTCACCTGAAACGGCATGGCGGACTCTCGGAAAGCTGAACACGGTCGACTTCGGACCGGGTGATGTGATTCTCTTCAAGGCGGGAAGCGTCTTTACGGGCAGTTTTTTCCTCATTGGGGATGGCACTCCAGAGGAACCCATTGTCCTTGGGGCTTATGGAACGGGTCCCAAGCCGCGACTGGAGGGTGGGCCAAACGATTCCGAAGTCATTTTCCTCACGGGCAACAGCGGGGTTGAATTTCGCGATCTGGAAATTTCAAACTACCATCCAACCGGCTCAATTGCGAACCGCTTTGGCATCCGTCTCGTTGCCCCGGCAAGGACCGGTGAGATGAAGCACCTGCACTTCCATGGGCTTGATTTCACATGGATCAAGGGGAGTGGCGACGAGCATGAGTCGCGGGCAATTGATGCCGATACAACCAGCGACGATTTGGCCAAACCGTATACGCGTTGGAACGGATTCATCGTTGAGGACTGCTTCTTTTCGAACATTGACGGACGGGCGGTCCAGCTCAACGACCGTAGCGGAAGCCTCTCTGATTTTAAACTTCGCGGCCTTGAGTATTATCCGACGATTGGATTTCTCTTTCAAAACAACACCGGTATCAACATCCACCGCAATCTCTTGCAACTGGGCGGGACCAAGGACGCTTTGATCCAGCACAACTACATGAGCGGAACAATTGAGGGTAGTGCCTTCTGGCCCTTCGATGCCGAGGGAACGGTTGTCCAGTTCAACGACTTCCGCCATCTCCGGAATCCTTTGGCAGACAGCTACATATGTCACTTTGACTATAATTGTATCGATTCTCTCATGCAGTATAACTTTGGATACGATGTCGATGGTGGCCTGATTGAGATTATTGTCTTTTCCCAGTATAATTTTTTCCAGGAGAATGCCGTGGCTCGATATAATATCGGTATTGATGTCGGCTTCCGGAACAAGGAGAACGGTGCCGGGATCATGTTCTCCGGGCGGGTCACAGGCTCGAAGGTCTATAACAACACCATCGTCAACACAGATCTGCATTCCAACTACAAGGCCATCGCGGTCAACAACTGGGGTGGGGAATGGCCGAACAACAACACCGTGCAGAATAATATTTTCTACGCGGCGGGGAATCCTGTCACTTTTGACGACATGTCCTACCTTGAAGAGCGCGGCAATGTCCTGAGCCATAACCTGTACTTCGGGAACATCACCGTTCCCCAAGAGGACCTCGCCCCGCTAAATGTCGACCCGCTGATGTCCAATCCCGGTGGCTTGGATCCCGCTGATGTGAAGCTCCTTCCCAACTCACCAGCCATTGCTGCCGGGACAGTCATCGCTGCCAACGGGGGGCGTGACTTTTATGACAATCCAATCGCGGCGGACCTTGTTCCCACGATAGGTGCCCACGAATTCCAGACGGAGGGCCAGGGCCGCTTTGCCGGTTACAAGATCGGTGAGGAAGGATACATCAATACCGGGATGCGCTTCATGGGATTGCTTTGGGTCGGACCTCAATCCGTGGACGCTAACTGGATCTACAGCGTGGCCGCAAACCAATGGCTGTACATGCCGGAAGATTTTGTTTTGCCGGGTGCGGGCGCATGGTTCTTTTCCTCCAACACGGCAGCCTTCGAACCACGTGACGTCCGGGGACAGTGGTTCTATTCACAAGTCCTCGACACCTGGGTTTTTAGCTTCAGCGAAACTGCTGGCACCGGCCCTGCGTGGATCTATGCCTTGGATACAGGCTTCCAGCAGACTTTCCTGGCGCAGGCCTTTGTCGATGAGAATCGCCGTCGCCGCGAAATGAAGGCGCGTGGAGAAGTATTTTACGGGCCGGTTCAGTTCCGTCGGGAAGTGTGGATGCAGATCATGCTCAGTCAGGCCAAACGCAAGTCGCAGTTGTCATTTCCCGGAACAATAGCTTTACCTGACCCCTCTTAACCTCCCCACGATTTACCCATGATTACCTCCCTCAATCTTCAACGCCCGTTGTCTTTCCTTGGCCTCGTGCTTTTCATGCAACTGACTCCGCTTTCAGCAGCCACTTACTACCTTGATGCAGATGGCGGCAATGATCTGAACCTTGGGACCTCACCCGCTCAGGCGTGGGCCACCTTGGACGAGGTCAACAGCAGGACCTTCCTGCCCGGTGACCAGATACTTCTTCAGGCTGGGGACACCTTTAATGGGAAAATCTATCTTGACGGGGACAGTGGTTCTGCGGGCAACCCGATCATCATTGCTTCCTACGACAGTGGACCCGCACCGGTCATCAACGCCTCGGGATACTTGGCCGGTGTTCATCTCGAGGATACCGCGCATGTCGAGGTGCGTGACCTGGAAATCACAGGCGACGGGGGTGCCATGGTCGATGGCTCACCAGAGGATGATCGCTACGGGGTTTTCATGAGCCGTACGGGTACCAACGGCGTTCAGGAGATCCTAATAGACAATCTCTACATCCACCACATCTACCCCAGTATCGGGACTCCAAACGAGGGGGCCACCCCAACAACGTACACCGGATTTGGCATTGCCATAAGCGGTGGTGACGCATCCGTTTCCGGAAATATCGTTGTCAGCAACTGCGCCATTGAAAATGTTGGTCACAAGGCAATCCAGATGCGGGATATCCGGTTTGTCGAAATTCTCGACAATGTCATGACCGATATTGGAGGACCGGCCATTCAGCCCAGTCGGGTCGACGATCTGGTTGTGCGCGGCAATGTCGTGGATGGCTCAGGCGTGTTTATTGATTCGCGCATGCATGGCCGCGGGAGCGGCATCTGGCCGTTCGCCAGCGACCGGGTACTGATTGAGAAGAACACCTTCAAGGGAGCGCGCGGTCGGGCGGATTCATGCGGGATGCACATCGACTTCAATTGCAACGACGTTGTTGTGCAGTACAACCTCAGCATCGACAACGCTGGAGGCTTCATCGAGATCCTTGGCAACAACAACAATTGTTCCTACCGCTACAATATCAGCATTAATGATGGCTGGCGGGTGAAGGGCGCTCTCGACCAAGGCACAATTGCCAATCATCAGGACGGTAATATTATCTGGACGAGCGGCTATGTCGGTTCGGGGAATCCCCTGAACGGCCCGTTTAACAGCTACCTCTACAACAACACGATTTACGTGGATGGTTCCATTACGGGGAAGTTTAATATCAATGATTCCACCGACGGATTACTGATAGCCAACAACATCTTTTATGTCCTCGGACCAACAGCTGATGTCACGGGAGATAACGCGGACGACTATACGCAGGCAATGGCTGATCGCGTTGTCTGGATGAACAACCTTTACCAGCGGACGAACATCGTCCCCACTTTCAATCTCGACTTGTTCACTGAGACAGCTCCCTTAATCGGGAATCCTTTGTTTGCCAATACCGGCGGACTTACCGCCGCTGACTACATTCCCTCATCAACCTCCCTCGTCGAGGATCAGGGGATCCTCATCACGCCAATCACAGGTGATCCCGTCGGCCTGGCAATTGGTCTTGATGTAGCCACTGATTATTTTGGAAATCCCGTGGTCGGCTTACCCGACATGGGGGCAATCGAGATTGGGGGCACACCGTTTCCTCTCCCGCCGGCGGCTTTTGACAGTGTCCCGACGGCACTGGATTCATATTCTGTCCAGATGACCTCCATTGAGGGTCCGTTCAACACGGAATACTATTTCACCGAGACAAGTGGCAACTTGGGCGGAGATGATTCCGGCTGGCAGTCCTCACCTGTTTACACGGATACCGGCCTCCTGCCCAATACCGCTTATGCCTACACTGTCACGATGCGGGATGCCCTCGATGTGGCCGGCACAGCAAGCGCTGTGGGATTTGTCCTGACCCTGGAGAGTAGTCCGTATGGGGAATCCCCTGTTGTCCTGTCGGAAGATTTCTCGACCAATCCCAACCCGGCAAATACCGCTGCCCCTTATCCCTCGGAAACCTGGCACCAGTCGGATATGTCGAACTGGAGAAGCGAAGACAACGGCCAGACCTTGTCCGTCAATTCATCCAACGGCGGTTTGCGCACGGGATTCGGGTATGACGAGATTGTCACGCGTTGGTTTTCTACCCGCACATGGGACACATCAAAGGACTATCGCTTTAGCGGGGACTGGGAAATTGCAGCGGTCCTTGATGTGCATGTCGGCCTGATTGTCGGGATAGGGGAGTTTGATCCTGTATCAGGTGACTTGATACAGCGTATCAAGGAAGTCACTATCGGTGATCTAACTTCTCCTGCCGCAGGCCAGACAGGATCGTTCATCCTCGACCTGTCCTCAGCTGAGCTTGTCTCAGCCGGGGTTAGCGAGACCAGCCTGGTCGGTGTATTCTTCCATCACGACGATGATGGAACGCTCTTCAATGAGGGGCCTTCGCTTCGGAATGATGTCTACGTGGTGGATGACTTGTTACTTGTCGTGCTAGGCGTTCTTGAAGATTTAGACGGCGACGGGATTGCCGATGTGGACGAACCGGGCCTTGGCCTCAACCCCGGGAATACCGGCGATGGCGCTGAAGATCTGGATGGAGACGGTAGAAGCAATTTTTCAGAATACCTGACCGGTAACATCCTGAATGATGGCAGTGATTTCTTTTCGCCGGATTTTTCCATCAATGCGGGAGTCCCCGAATTGCGTATTCCGGGATCAAATGTTTTGGACGGGCGGCTATACATTCTTGAGCACGCCACGAATCTTGGGGCTTCGAACCCCTGGACCGCGGTTGATGCTGTCCTTGGATCCAGCGCTAACCCGGGAACGGATATTGTTTTTCAGCACCCCCTTGTCGGGAATCGTTCATTCTTCCGGGTGCGCGTCCAATGGGAGTGAATTTTCATCACCTTCTAATCCTATCCAATCCACAACCAGGGAAAATGGGCCGGGATTCCCATCAGCCAGCAAGAAGGCGATTTGCCGGATGGAGGAGAGATCCAGGGGTGGACCATTAAGAAAATTGCCCCGGAAGCTGGGAACAAATGAGGAAAACGGGATTGATATTTCTGTCCACTCATCTGCCTCAGTTGGAAAAGTGGCACGGTAGGCAATTCGGGAACCGCGGAAACGGGCATCTGTTGCGATACGGAATTGAAAGTCGCGCCCGTCCCCTTTGACGCGAAGCCGTACACCTGTGTACTTGGTCAGGTCGGACTGCTCAATTCGTGAGTAAATCTGTGCAAATCCCCCATTGTTTTCGAGGGAAAGCTCACCGGAAAATTGGAGATGCCCCTCTTTGATTTCGCCCCAGCCACTCGAGACGCCTCCCATGACACCATCATTCTGGGCGAACCATGCGGGTTCCCCGGATGGCTTGTCAAAATCACGAAGGATTTTCATGGGTGAGCTGGAAGCGGCATTCATGGACAGGCAAAGGAAGGAAGTGCTGATGGTGATAGCTTGGATGAGGGACTTGTATAACATTGTATAAATTGGCACATCCGGTGAGCTGACGCAAACGCTAGCGAGTTTTCCCGACCTCCTCGGTGGAAAAGGGACAAGTCGCCATACATTTTGGTACAAAATTCAGAAGACAATCGCTTGCGGGGTGGTATAATGATGCTTGTGACCGCTTGTCCCTCTTTTATTGTGAACATCAAGAATTTGAAAACATTTCTGCAAGTAACCATGGGTTTCCTGTTTCTGGCGGGTCCCTTAGACGCGGGGAAAGATGCCGTATCCACGGTTTGTTCCAGCCTTTCAGTGGCGGGCCAATCCTACTATATTGATTCCCGGAAAGGCAGCGATGCCAACAGCGGCACCGCTCCGCATGAAGCATGGGCGACACTCTCCAAGGTCAACTCAATGGGGTTTCAACCAGGTGACCGTATTCTATTTCGCTCCGGATCGGAATGGAATGGACGTCTCGTCCCGAAAGGCAGCGGAACGGCGGAAGAGCCAATTGTCATCGACCGCTATGGTGAGGGGAAACTGCCCGCAATTCATGGGCTGGGTAAGTGGGAGTCTGCTGTCCTGCTGGAAAATATCGAGTACTGGGAAGTCAGGAACCTGGAAATTACCAACAAGGGACCAAGGCGCAAACCAGGCCGTCGGGGTCTGGTCGTCAGGGCTTTGAATATGGGGGATTGCCGGGGGATTCACCTGAAGGGACTGGTTATCCGCGATGTGAACGGCAGCTTGGTCAAAAGAGACGGCGCGGGCAGCGCTATCCTCATCCACAATGGGGGAAAGCAGGTGCCGACCCGTTTCATTGATCTACTGATCGAGGATTGCCACCTGTATCGCTGCGAACGCAACGGGATCAATTTTCGCGGGAACTCCCGCAGGAGCGAATGGCATCCGAGTTTGAAGGTGGTTATCCGCAATAACCTCCTTGAACAAATTCCCGGAGACGGGATTGTGCCGATCGGATGTGATGGAGCCTTGGTGGAGTATAATGTCATGCGGGATTGCCCCGATACACTCCCGTTTGGGGATGCCGCTGCGGGCATCTGGCCATGGAGCTCGGACAACACCCTCATCCAGTTCAACGAGGTCAGTGATCACAACGCGAAGTGGGACGGACAGGGATTTGATGCCGACTACAATTGTATCGGAACGGTCATTCAGTACAACTACTCCCACGATAATGCGGGTGGATTCCTGCTCATCTGCAACAAGGGTGATAGCCTTGGTGGGGATATCAACGTCGGTACGGAGGATACGGTGGTCCGGTACAACCTGAGCATCAATGATGGTATTCGTGAATATCCGACCAAGCGCCAGGGCTGGTTTTCACCGGCCATCCATATCTCGGGACCCTGCAAAAATACCCGCATCCACAACAATTTGATCATCATTCCGGAAAAGCGCATGCCTGAGATTGATTCCACAGTTGTTCATTTCCATAACTGGGGCGGGTCATGGCCGGTGGATACGCACTTCGAAAAGAACATCTTCATCTCCCCAAATTCACGCGGGTTCCAATCGGGCGGGGATAAGCGCACGGTGTATTCGCAAAATTGCTACATTGGGAATTTTGACTCGTTGCCTGACGATCCCACGGGTGTTCTGGACGCCTCCTCAGCACCCGGGGAAACGGCATGGGGAGATGACTTTCAGGTGTTGAAAGCGTTTCTCCAGACGAAGCAGTTGCCGAAATTGGATGAATCCATCCCAGTCCCGCCACTCTTCAGGGAGCTGTTCGGGGAATAGGAGCGGAGGCTTTTCTGGAATCCGCCGTTATGGAGTGAGCCTTATCCCGAAGGAGGTCGCATTAGACCTACATGAATCAAGAGGCTTGCTGTGCCGCAGCGGCTTTCATGCGGTTCTGCTTCTTCATGACAAGGAACATGGAAATGCCGCCGATTACACCGAATCCAGCCATGATGGCATACCAGAATGTCCAGCCGTATTGATCCTTGGTGGCATCCAAGACGCGACCAGTTATGATCAGCGAAAGAGCACCACCGTAATACTGGAAGGAGTCAATCACGCCCGCTGCAAACCCCGCCATTTTCTTGCCGCCGATATCCATGGGGGCCGCCGCACCGACAATCGAGTGGGTCGAGTTCGCGGTCAGGGCGATCAGGATTAGAATGACACAGCCTGCGATGATTCCGCCGGTTGTTGGTCCAACCAGGCCCTTCAGGAGAATTATGGCTGCCGCACCGATGACAACAGCTTCCAGGAAATACAGGAACATGGCCACAGGGGAGCGGAATCCCTTGAAGAATTTATCGGAAACCCAGCCCGAGGCCAATGACCCGAACACGGCCATGATCGGCATCAGGGCGAGTGTTGCCACGACAATTAGCGGCACATTTGTTTTCATGTCCATACCAAGCTGTTCCTGGAAGTACAGGACAGCCAGATGGTCGGAGCTTGATCGAACCGCACCAGTACAGGCGTAGGCGACTGCATAGAACCAGACGAGCGGGTGAGTAAAAATAGTTTTAAAGGATTCTGCGAGCGATGTCGTTGTACCTGCTGAATTATCGATTTCATCTTCAATGACGCCGGGATAGCCCGCTTCCTCCGGGGATTGCTTGGCGACAAGGGACATGAAGATGACCGCACACGCTGTGAAAATCGGCGGAAGGAGAAAGAGGGCGCGCCAGTTGCCTTCGGCAAAAACAATGAATCCCAGCGAGACACCATTTAAAATGGCCGGACCCAGCTTTGAAATAGAGACCTGCCCCAGCTGGATCATGAATCCAAAAATCCCGGCAAATGTTCCGCGTTCAGTCCGGTGGAACCAGGCTGCATTGACTTTGACCATGCCAGGTGCACCGAATGACTGGAACCATCCGTTGAGCAACCAGATCAGCGAGATGGCAAGGAAGGCAGGATCCAAGCCGCTAAACAGTCCGATTTTTAAGAGGACGTTGCCAATACCGGTAATGGAGGCCAGTCCAAATGTGAGGCTGATGAGGATGGTTCCAACCGCGCCGATTTGCATCGATCGTTTGCCGCCGATACGATCGCACAGCAGGCCGTTGACCAGTTGGCCGGTACCATAAGTGAGCGACCAGATAGCCATGAGATCCGCAATCTGGGTAATTGAAAACCCGAATTCCTCCTGCATGCCCGGTGTGGCAAAGCGGAAATTGTAGCGACACATGTAATATGTCGCATACATGAGGCCGAGTGAAAACCAGTTTATCCCGCGTCTTGCACGGAAACCCTTGGGATGATGCGCTACAAATACATGTTTCTTTTCTGATGCCATTGATTACCCGGTATTTAGATTGAATCGGTGACACTAACACATCTCGTACATTCTACAAGGCAGATAAATTGGAGGAATGAATTCACCGGCTTCCTTTTTTTGCTCTATAAAGCCTACGACTTTTTGAGGAAAGTTGATGACAACTTGGGGCAAGTAAAAGGCCATCCGATCCTTAGATCGAATGGCCTTCGTGAAATTAATGATACAATTTTCAAAAGTCTTCAAAGTCGCCAGACTTTTAAGTTGATGACTGGCAAGTGGTAGGCGGTCGGGGACTCGACTGATTCAAGGGGCGTATCTTCTTGAGGTCCCTAACCATCTTTCGTCATGGACTAGGACTACAAGAGTGAGGCTATATTTGTGCTCAGTGGCACTGCTTCAATTCCATCAGCAAGGGAATGTCGGCGCTCCCCCGGGTAAACGACGTAGAGCTGTTTGAGCTGCAGGTCTTTTTTGGCAATGCTCATGGATCGGCTCCGCCTCGGGGCATCCTTGCGTTTGATTTCAAAACCGACGTGATGTTGAGGCAGATAAAGATCCAGCTCGGATCCATTGTGAACGGCATAGAAGTAGGCGTCTTCGCCCGGAAGTTGTCTTAGGATCTGCTCCAGCGCGAAACCCTCCCAGGAAGCACCCAGTTTAGGGCAGGCAACTAATTCCTCGTGATTTCGGATTCCCTGCAAAGTATGAAACAATCCGCTATCGCAAAGATAGACTTTTGGCGATTTTACCAATCGCTTGCCTACATTGACGAACCACGGTTCCAAACGACGGACCATGTAGGTTTGCTCGAGGGCATTAAGATAATTGTGCGCGGTTTGTGGACTGACACCCAGTGCAGAGGCTATCTCACTGCCATTGAAAATTTGCCCGTGGTAGTGTGACAACATGCGCCAAAAGCGCCCGATGGCCGTCGGTGAAATACGAAATCCGAGTTGGGCGATGTCACGCTCGACAAATGTGCGGATGAATTGGCGTCGCCATTCGTAGCTGTCACCTTCTTCATCCGCCAGAAACGAACGCGGTAAGCCTCCGCGCAACCAAAGCCGGTGTTGCTCATTTGTGGAAACTTCCGCCAGGTCGAAGCCTGCCATCTCAATGATCTCGATCCGCCCCGCAAGGGATTCGGCGGATTGACGCGATAGCTCCGGAGATGCGCTTCCAAGTATCAGGAACCGGGCTTTGCTTGACTTCCGGTCAGCCAGTACGCGCAGCACCGGAAAGAGTTCGGGACGACGCTGCGCTTCATCGATCACAATTAGTCCTTCCAGGGGGGAAAGGGTCGCCATCGGATCTTCCATCGCCTCCGCTACGAAGGGATCCTCCATATCGAAATAGCCGGATTCTCCTTCCTCCAGGAATTCACGGGCAATCGTGGTCTTCCCGCATTGACGGGGGCCGATTAATGCCACAACAGGATTACGCGCCAGTGCCCGTTTAATGCGTTTTCTATACTGTGGGCGTGGTACCATAACGTGAAATATTCCAAATAAATTTGAAAATTTCAAGTTTAAAAGGTCAATCCGCGTTCAAATGATGCCTCTCAGGACAAGATTGGCCTGAATCGCGTGCCATCGACACCCCGGATGGGAACGATCCATTTGTGCGTCAATTGATGGAACAGGAAAACGCCATGCTGAATCCTGATGAGTGGGGAGTCTATCTGGCTCCCATCATCCAGTCTCAGCTGAATCCACCACAGGATCCCGATGCAATGACGGATCAGGAAATCCAGTGTTATCTTCCACGGATTGTCCACATATTGGCTGAACATCATGTTTGCCTGACGAATTCAAATCACTTGGATGACCGCCAGTTGTATCAGCATATTCTGGATGAAGTCATTCAGAAGCCGGTTGGTGTCGGACCAAATCCGGTTGGAGACCCTGGAAGAGTCCTTCCGTGATGAACCCTTGCCGGTGTACAAGGACGCGTGATGTTGCGATTCTCCTTTTTGAATGGCTGTGCCATGAGCAAGCGAAGCGCGTCGATTGGTAGGCGGTCGGGGACTCGAACCCCGGACCAAGAGATTAAAAGTCTCCTGCTCTACCAACTGAGCTAACCGCCCGAAAAAAACTCACCTTGAACAGCCTCAGACCAGTTGTCGAGGGGAACCCCGGACCAACCCCGACAAGTCGGGGCTGCTCTACCAACTGAGCTAACCGCCCGCATTGAGAAAGGGAAAAGGCAATTGTTGGAGGTGGGGAAGGCAAGAAAAAAGAGGGTGGTTTGCATCCAAATAGGGAATTGGGACGTATAAGGGGTATGGAGACTTCAGTTTGCGCCCTGGGGAGGGTCGAGCCCATGGATCCTGACCAGCGGATTGCCGCTGAGGTGATCAACGGGAATCATCAGGCCTACAACCAGCTTATTGAGCGATATTGGGGCCGGATATTTGCCCGGGTTTACAACCTGCTTGGGAATCGCGAAGATGCTGAGGAAGTGACTCAGGATGCCTTTTCGCGGGCCTTGGAGAACCTTCCCAATTTCCGATGGGAGGCGAGTTTTTCGACTTGGCTGTACCAGATCGCCAGCAACCTTGCCCGGAACCGCTACTGGTACTGGAAGCGGCGTGGCCGGGGCAGCGATGTCCATATGGAGGCCCCTCTCAACGAGGAGGGCTTGACCCTGCAGGATCTGATTCCCGACACCTCCGCTGATCCAGCTGACCGGATGCGCTGGCAGGAGTTTCACGGGGCTGTGAACGCGCAGCTGGATAGCCTGCCCGACAGGCATCGGGAGATC
It encodes the following:
- a CDS encoding ATP-binding protein, with product MVPRPQYRKRIKRALARNPVVALIGPRQCGKTTIAREFLEEGESGYFDMEDPFVAEAMEDPMATLSPLEGLIVIDEAQRRPELFPVLRVLADRKSSKARFLILGSASPELSRQSAESLAGRIEIIEMAGFDLAEVSTNEQHRLWLRGGLPRSFLADEEGDSYEWRRQFIRTFVERDIAQLGFRISPTAIGRFWRMLSHYHGQIFNGSEIASALGVSPQTAHNYLNALEQTYMVRRLEPWFVNVGKRLVKSPKVYLCDSGLFHTLQGIRNHEELVACPKLGASWEGFALEQILRQLPGEDAYFYAVHNGSELDLYLPQHHVGFEIKRKDAPRRSRSMSIAKKDLQLKQLYVVYPGERRHSLADGIEAVPLSTNIASLL
- a CDS encoding RNA polymerase sigma factor, with translation METSVCALGRVEPMDPDQRIAAEVINGNHQAYNQLIERYWGRIFARVYNLLGNREDAEEVTQDAFSRALENLPNFRWEASFSTWLYQIASNLARNRYWYWKRRGRGSDVHMEAPLNEEGLTLQDLIPDTSADPADRMRWQEFHGAVNAQLDSLPDRHREIMELRLLDELSYEEISKLLEVPVGTVKSRIARARFYLTKGLGIKKGENVQAYAHELARGRQ